The following DNA comes from Triticum aestivum cultivar Chinese Spring chromosome 3D, IWGSC CS RefSeq v2.1, whole genome shotgun sequence.
tGTTGCTTGTTCTTTTTTTTGAGaggtttttttttaaacatttttgagAGAGTTGTTGCTTGTTCTTAATATTTTTATTAAAAAGCGTATACGAGCAAAATCGAGCCTTACCCTGAGTGGAGCCGACGAGGCCCGCACGCCAGTGGAAGCACCCGGATCTGGCCGCGGGTGTCCATGCGGCGCGGGCCGCGGGCGGACTGGGCGCGGTGTAAAGGCCACGTGGGAATGGGCCTCGCGCCCTTCTATATAGCCGCCATCGGGCCGCCCGGTCTGCACCGCACCGCACTGCACGACAGCCATCATCCTCCGTGCGGTTCCAAGCTCCAACTCCCACGCCCGTCTCCCCCTAGATCAGGAGGAGCACGCCGCACCGGAGCGCCGAGACCTCGAAGCCTTCGTCTCCACCTCGGTGAGCGCCGCTGCCTTCAGCCTCCCCCATAATTCCGCCTCGTAGCCCCCGGATCTGATCGGTCCTGCGGATTCCGTCGATGCGCGCCGCGTTTTGTTCGGCGGATCACGCGAATCTGCCCGTCGACTCCATGGAGTCCGGGCTGGGCTGTTTCCGCCCCCGCGGTGCTTCCACGCCAGTATTGGCGAATCTGTTCGTTGCCGTTTGCTTTCCCTCTCTCGAATCCGATCCGATTCCGCCCCTTTGGCAGATCGGCGAGCCGAGAGGTTGAGAATTTTGCGGATCTCGTAGCTGGGAGGGACTACATCCATTGCTGCTGAATTATGTGGGCTGTGCTCCATTTGCTTGGGCgtaggggtgtgtgtgtggggggagatGCGGGTGGATCAGAGTGGATCTGTGTAGATCTTTGGATCTTGTCTAAAACTTCTTCGACTGTTCTTTGTGGTGCAGGAGCAGAGATGGGGCTCACGTTCACCAAGCTGTTCAGCCGCCTCTTCGCCAAGAAGGAGATGAGGATTCTCATGGTTGGTCTCGATGCCGCTGGTAAGACCACCATCCTCTACAAGCTCAAGCTCGGAGAGATCGTCACCACCATCCCAACCATCGGTAAGCTGCTTTCTGCATTCTCTGCTTCCACGTCTGGTGATGTCTCAAATGTAGGAAGATGCTGCGTAGCACAGTATTTacagaaaaagaaatttaaatcATATCGAGAGAGCACTGCTACTGTAAATCTGTAATGTAGGTATATACTGCTAGGAAGGTGAATTTAAAAGGCACCGTAGCAAAATTAGGTGTTATCATTCGATCTCACATTGATCAGAACTTAAGAGTAAATAAAATAGGGACAGCCAGTCACTACTTACTACTAGCCGGCCGGGTCTCACTTTCATTAATAAAATCTGGCTAATTTGGAAATTTGCAGGATTCAACGTCGAAACTGTTGAATACAAGAACATCAGCTTCACTGTTTGGGATGTGGGGGGCCAAGACAAGGTAAGGAAGTCTAGTCATGATTTGCTAATTGTGTCAGACTAAGAAGTCATGTCATCCCTTTGTGAATCTGTTCCTTTCCATTGGGTGAAAGAAAATCAGATCTGTTTTTACACTGATGTTGTTAAGCTTATGTGTCACAAAATTTAGCCTGGTGCCTTTGACTTACTATTTTATTGTTTTCTGATTGAAACAGATCAGGCCCCTGTGGAGGCACTACTTCCAGAATACCCAAGGGCTCATTTTTGTTGTTGACAGCAATGATAGGGAACGTGTTGTTGAGGCTAGAGATGAGCTCCACAGAATGCTGAATGAGGTACTGCACCACTAGTGACTGGTGTTGTTGTAGTTGTTCTGAAGTTTCCCAATTTGCAAATATCCTGTCTGAGTTTCCATATATGGTAATGTGAATTTTTGTTCAATAACCAATAAATATGTGAAGAAAGCTGAACTGTCAAGTCAATATCCATTTTCTTATATGCTTAGTCTGTGTTTTATTGAGAATTAACTAATTAAAATTTTAGCTTCTCTTTCCATTCGATATTGAAATTCATAATTAATGTAAGATCTTTCTGTGATATAGGATGAGCTGCGTGATGCTGTGTTGCTTGTATTTGCAAACAAACAAGATCTTCCTAATGCCATGAATGCTGCTGAAATCACCGACAAGCTTGGTCTGCACTCCCTGCGCCAGCGGCACTGGTAAGGAACTCCACACACATAGTTCAGAAGCTATTTACCTTCGAATAGCTTGGTCAAAATTTCCCTGGTGTTCTGCTGTTTCTCAGATTCTATATGCTGCAGATATTTGTAATTGCGAACTTTAATTTGTAATAAGAGTTATTTGAAAGTACATGTAGTGTATCCCCAAAACAAATCTAGTATAACCATACTTATTTCAATCACATAGGGTGTAACTCTGAAAATAGACCATCGCCCTGTTTTATAGATAAAGCCACATGGTCGAACGATATAGTAGTTCATAGGGCGTACCTGGGGATCATGAATGTGTCTTGATCTTAATTGAAGTCCATGTTGTTGCTACACTACTTATCCTGTCTAAAATAGTTGTTGGTGCTGGTGCTAAAATAAGTTATTTCCTCTGGTGCAGGTACATTCAGAGCACTTGCGCGACGTCTGGCGAAGGGTTGTACGAGGGTCTTGACTGGCTCTCCAACAACATTGCCAACAAGGTATGTTATAGCCTCAACTGATCGTTTTCCATTGAATATCTTCTCTGTGCTCTGCTGAATGCTTCTAAAGACTGCTGCACTTGCTTAAATGATATGGCCCTTAGCAGCTGTGACTGAAATAAACAAACAGACTAGCCCATGACACACTTCTGCTGCTATTTATTATAGCTATTAAACACAGTTTGGTGCATCTGTGCTTAGATTAGTCACACAATGACACAATGAAATTGAACAGTCTCACACAAGCACTCCTATGTATTATGCTATACCTTACTTAACAAGTAGCATAACATCGCACACCAACACTTGCGCCTTATGCCATGATCCTCCATGACTGACGGCAGATCCTCTTCATTTGTTTGCACAGGCTTGAAGCGCCTCGACAAGCGCTTCATCAAGAAACAAACGTGCTGGATGTCTCAACAACTCACTGCTACCATTTTACATATTGTGATATATATACACTGTACAAGAGATAGTATGTGTGCGTATGTGACAGGCAGAAGCTCCCTTCTTTAAGTGAGCTAGTATCAGGTCAGGTTGTCTTTTTTTGCATGGATGTTATCAGTTGCTGTTCGGTGGTTTTACAAGGTTTAATGTGTCGACAATGTGTGTCTGAACCCCTATCGTTTTGAGTTTTAGCAAGATTGAATTGTGGTTGCCAATGTTGGTTGGTTCAGTTGAGTGATGTGGATGGTACATGTTGCtaacatactactccctccgtcccaaaatagtacaatgttgtactaaagttgagacacttattttgggacggaggaagtacttatGGTGAGCGATATTTTCACTAGTTCTCTATACTATCCAATCCAGTACTTCCGGTTTGGCTGTCGGTATCGTTGCACGCCACAAATATTCACGGATCCCCTCACGCAATGGCTGATGGGTGCATACGCCATTATGGGTTCATCATTGCCGCATACGGCGTATGTACAGGTGGGCATGGAGTATACTTGTATTTGTTAGTGTCACTTCCATAACACTAGGGAATATTCTATATAGTAGTCATTCCGTGATTTACTACGGTACGTAAATAGGAGTATTCTACTATATCATATTAATGTGACATCAAAATGTCAAACCTAATTTGAACTGTAGTGGGATGTGAGGTACCACTGCCCTCTATGCTCCAGGATTTGAATTCTAGTAGATTGGGGATATCACTGTCTTCCTAACTTCCTTCTACGGATTGGTTTGTAAAAAAGTTTTTATTTATTAAGTATAAGAACAACTCCTAAATATTGTAGTAGTTAGTTCGTGTTTTAATGATATTTTGTTGATAATAAATGTGATTGTGTAGAAAATGTTTTATTTGGTAGTATAAGAGCAACTCTAACAGATATTGTCATATCCTCCCATCGTACGAAGTTAGTGGTTCAAAAATGGCTTAACATAATCGCCATATTGCCCTCTGCCTACATAATTTTTAGAGCGTGCTTCAGTAGTGGGTCATAGCCTCCACATTTGGAGGCTCGGGGCGTTGATATGTAGCGCACTACATACCCAATCATCTGCACGAGAGAAACTCCAACCGTTCACCgcccctctctttctccctctcctGCCTTGGCATAGTCGTCCGCCTGTATGACTCCTGCATGCACGGTTTTCATTGGCAAAGCTTCCTTAAATGCCATCGCCGCGTGTTCTGCCCATTTGCGCACATTTTCCGCCTCCGCATGCCCTTTTCCGCCCTGTTTTCATCAGAGCGCACCCTATCCCGGGCCCTTTTTCTCATCGGACTACAGCTATAGGAGTATAAGCCAACACTTTCCTCGATGTTGCACAACCACACTCAATCATCTTCCTCTTCCCCACCCACTATCTTCCTCCGCGCTGACCACATTTGAGTCATGTCAACGTTCCGACCCTCCTCGTGGACCCTTTCTGGGAGAGGGCTGGCATTACTTCGAGTGGGTTCAATACAATGCGAGGCTGAATCAATTGTGGGGTTCGAGCGCCTCCCTGCCGCCACTTGCCATTGTATTAGCAGAAGCTGTGATCAAGTAGGGTTACAAGGTTGTGGCCTTCGTCCGCGTCCAAGAAGCCTACCGATACCTCAACCGCATCAAAATGCAAGTGGAAGAAGCCAAATCCGCCCCGAGATGCGAGATCACTTTCAAACAGAGGAAGCTGGCGAAATAAAATCATTGTGTTTCAATTAGTCGTTCTAGGTCAATTTTGATTTCAATGTGATGTTCAACCAATGTGCAATTGCTTTTTGTGAAGAATGAACATATTCGTCGACAGATGGATCCAAAAAAAATATGAAGTTTGAATATTGACAACTCTGAGTAAATGGTAAATGAGCGTCACCTCGacaacttccaaaacattgtggaGCACGCTCCAAAATGATTTTGGGTTGTGAATATGGCACATTCGATAGAATTAACTTAAGCATTTATTGTTTTACCAAACAACATGATTTTACTTGGCAAGCTAATATGAGGGCACAACCGGAGGGGAGGGGGGCAGTTGAGGCGGTTTTGAGAAAAAAAGCCGGTGAGAAGAAAAAAGAGGTtgacaaaaaaaaatcaaaaaagggaGGGGAAGAAGAATGTAGGTAAAGAAGAGTGGATGAAAAATGAGCTAGACGAGATTCATTAGTAAGTACGTATGGAGAACTCGAGAACAAAGGAAACTATGAACCAAGCATAGCTCAGATGGTTAGGTTCCTTGTGATGGAACCAGATCAGGGTTTAAGTTCTAGACTTGGCactggtgctcgcatttttctgaatttatttcaatcTTTCAGCAATATTTGTTTAGTGAGATGAGTTGTTCTAGTCGACTACAAACGCGTATATATGATGACTTGTGTCAGCTCAGTATCCCGTTCATAGGGAAGAGTGTATGTAGGCATCCTAACAAAACTTAATAACACGAAATACAATCTAGTGTACCCAAAATAGAAAATCCAGTGCCTCAATTAATTGATCTAATCTCTATATTGTACTTCATGCTAACATGCGTGCATGtgagatcgatcgatcgatcgccaTTATAAGCCATGCCCATGCACGGGTACATACAGGAGTGCATGCTAATTAAGCTTAGCGTGCCGGCTCCTCCTCATGCCAGTCCACCACCTAAACCGGTACTCGGACTCCTCCTCCACCCGCTCCGGCGACAGCTTGAGGTCCTCGTCGAGGCCGCGGTCCATGCGGGCGATGTACTGGTGCTCGAACCACCGGCGGTTGCGGCCGAAGCACTTGCgcagcgccgccgtggccaggacgcaggcctcggcgtcgtcgtcgtcgacgcCGTCCCGCCGCTTGACCTCCCTGGGGTGGCACTCGCCCGTCGCCGTCAGGAACTCCTGGAGGCAGCCGCCGTTGTGCACGTGATGCACGACGCTGCTCTGGTCGCTGTTGGAGATGAGAGGCTCCGCCACCCCCTTGATCACCCCCTCCGTCACCGACGCCCCTATTGATTTGGCCAGCCGATTCCCCATggtcggccggccggccggccggcgttGGTGTGTGTGTTGGCCTTGGAAACCAAAGCCAGGCCGGCCAACTGAACACCCAACCAATGTCCACCGCATCGGCTTAAATAGGTACTGTGCCAAATATTGGCCCGGATCTGCTAAGTGAACAATTCCAAATGCATGCTGAGCTGTGGTTTGGTGCAAATCAACTTCCGATCAAACTAAGCCATTCAAATGGGGGTATGGTATGGTATGGTATATATACATGTATCTCTATGGAATACGCATGCATGATAGCCAAACATACGCCATTAATTGCTTCCCATTTTGCCTTGCCTATTTCCTTTTTTATGTATCGACCGATCGCATGCCGTATCATTCGCCTTTCCGGCTACAATATGCCTTCGTGGCGCGCACATACCTGTTCAACACTTTGTATTTTCGCTCTGGAAAGTCTGCACTCCTAATTTGATTTACTCCAATTTCCAACTGCCATTAAAGCAGTCACGCGTGTGGAATATATAAGCTGGAGTAGTCGAAAACTACACACGTACGTAGCCAAGGACTCCCGAAACTAAGTAAGGACCGAGCGAGCACGTACGAGTCGagtcggcgatggcggcgctccTGAGCACGGCAGCAAGGAGGCTCTCACCGGCCGTCCGCGGTGGTCCTGCTGCTCTCTCTTCTCGCCGGCTTGCCGCCTCCGGCGCTACAAACCCACACTACAGCAATGGCTACTACGTACGTGCACGTGCCACCCCCTTACATGTACTCCATGATGAGGATACCCACGAATTTTTGTTTTAGGCAGCTTACGTAAATTCATATGAAGTTAGTTTCGTATGCATATGCATATCGATCCAGTCATTAACTTTTGTTTCGTATGCAAATTCAGTCTGCTGCAGGACCTCACGATGAGCTGATAAGGCGAACCCAGCACGCGAAAGAGGAGCTGTACGGTCTCCTCTCCGAGCTGCGATGGAGAAACGTGTATGTACCAGACTCTCAGCACGGAGAACGTTCAAAACAGGCGGCTGCTGTGGATGCTTTCTGTGCAAGTTGAGCCTAAACGCCATGACCGCTTTTGGTATATATTGTTCTCAAATAAACCTCAAACACAATCTTCCATTTTGCTCATATACAGTTTTACGGCTCCCTCGAGTGTACATGTTCATAGTTTTAATCTTGGGCACCCTTTAATCTTTGGCCTCTGaccaacatgcatgcatgcatgcaggcgcTCTTACGTCAGAGCAAGATGGAGCAACGATATCCTCTTTGGCTATGTGTTTTTTTTCCCGAGAATTTTATCATTCATATCACGAATCAGTATGAAGTAGTTGAcccttacaagcacactgaaacgcaaacacaaaggaccatgaacacctagagtaTCCTAAGACAACCGTAACACAAGAAGATCTCTGGAGCCctgtgtc
Coding sequences within:
- the LOC543336 gene encoding ADP-ribosylation factor 2 translates to MRRGPRADWARCKGHVGMGLAPFYIAAIGPPGLHRTALHDSHHPPCGSKLQLPRPSPPRSGGARRTGAPRPRSLRLHLGAEMGLTFTKLFSRLFAKKEMRILMVGLDAAGKTTILYKLKLGEIVTTIPTIGFNVETVEYKNISFTVWDVGGQDKIRPLWRHYFQNTQGLIFVVDSNDRERVVEARDELHRMLNEDELRDAVLLVFANKQDLPNAMNAAEITDKLGLHSLRQRHWYIQSTCATSGEGLYEGLDWLSNNIANKA